A part of Desulfomicrobium baculatum DSM 4028 genomic DNA contains:
- a CDS encoding IS110 family transposase, translating to MAIYAGIDLHSNSNFLSVVDSAGKIIEKRKLANDVQAILHPLAAYREQVQGIAIESTFNWYWIVDALMDEGYRVHLANPAAIQKYSGLKHSDDASDAAWLAEMLRLGVLPEGYIYPKAERPIRDLLRKRGHLVRLRTSLITSLKGIVSRNNGHSISVNKIKQLKTNHVAPLCVANEDLALCGEVSKDTIDYLGRQIKKIEKQAEERIELRPTYKALLSMPGVGVILGLTIMLETGPIDRFPKAGNFSSYCRKVPSTWISNGKRKGRGNTKNGNKYLAWAFSEVAELARRYDDASRSWYDRKMARSNRMVAHSALAHKLARAAYFIMREGVNFDHEKCFA from the coding sequence ATGGCTATATACGCAGGAATCGATTTGCATTCAAATTCAAATTTCTTGTCTGTGGTCGATAGTGCAGGAAAGATCATTGAAAAACGAAAACTTGCTAACGATGTCCAGGCAATTTTGCATCCGCTTGCTGCCTATCGAGAGCAGGTCCAAGGAATTGCTATCGAGTCGACTTTTAACTGGTATTGGATCGTCGATGCTTTGATGGACGAAGGGTATCGGGTGCATTTGGCCAATCCGGCGGCCATCCAGAAGTATTCTGGGCTCAAGCACAGCGACGACGCCAGTGATGCGGCTTGGCTGGCCGAGATGCTTCGCCTCGGCGTCCTGCCTGAAGGGTACATCTATCCCAAAGCGGAACGCCCGATCCGAGATTTATTGCGTAAACGCGGCCACTTGGTACGTTTAAGAACTTCATTGATCACCAGTTTGAAAGGTATTGTCTCCAGAAACAACGGGCATTCGATTTCGGTGAACAAGATCAAACAGCTTAAGACAAATCACGTAGCACCACTTTGCGTCGCCAATGAGGATCTGGCGCTTTGCGGAGAAGTCAGCAAAGACACCATCGACTACCTGGGGCGGCAGATAAAGAAGATCGAGAAGCAGGCCGAGGAGAGAATCGAACTGCGTCCGACGTACAAGGCCCTGCTTTCCATGCCAGGAGTAGGCGTGATTCTCGGTCTGACGATCATGTTGGAAACCGGTCCAATTGATCGTTTCCCCAAGGCGGGCAATTTTAGCTCATATTGCCGGAAAGTGCCGTCCACTTGGATTAGCAACGGTAAGCGTAAGGGGCGAGGCAACACCAAGAACGGAAACAAGTACTTGGCGTGGGCTTTCTCAGAGGTCGCAGAACTCGCAAGGCGTTACGACGACGCAAGCCGTTCATGGTATGACCGCAAGATGGCCAGAAGCAACAGAATGGTCGCACATAGCGCCTTGGCCCACAAACTTGCGCGGGCCGCGTATTTCATCATGCGGGAGGGCGTGAACTTTGATCACGAGAAATGTTTTGCATAA
- a CDS encoding DUF4062 domain-containing protein, with protein MPKGYAPAVFVSSTCFDLGQVRADLAEFLVTLGLDPIISEYASFPVNPNYDAIANCLETVKTRADIFVLIVGARYGQTPREGKSVTNLEYLEARAKGIPIYVFVNKSVLSFMEVWKKNPDGDYTGIVDSTSVFEFIEALRGNAEHWVFPFEKAREVTHTLKAQLAYLFMDGLASRSRIRSVALPDDLQTLSPRALEILLQKPTGWEYLLFAEVFRESVRALRNRRYDYDYGLNFASSISINEMGPLMNWLSTHTDGMVRVSDSLIRLMNQALPVAFGAPGEPGDPSHLVYIAKSLGAAYAKAIEWGLEFQRIHTDDAYSRLMQITSGMTKNIISEIEEFAEHVHSQLNTAFAREIPEGEIVRLELTLTLTAPDMSEFNAEMERLQGEIC; from the coding sequence ATGCCGAAAGGATATGCTCCCGCAGTCTTCGTAAGCTCCACGTGCTTTGATCTCGGGCAAGTCCGAGCAGATTTGGCCGAATTCCTCGTAACCTTGGGGCTTGACCCGATAATATCAGAGTACGCAAGTTTTCCGGTCAACCCCAATTACGATGCAATAGCGAACTGCTTGGAAACAGTAAAGACACGGGCGGACATATTCGTCCTGATAGTAGGTGCCAGATATGGACAGACACCACGTGAAGGTAAATCTGTAACAAATTTAGAGTATCTTGAGGCACGTGCAAAAGGAATTCCAATATACGTATTCGTGAACAAATCCGTTCTTAGTTTCATGGAGGTATGGAAAAAGAATCCAGATGGAGACTATACAGGGATCGTTGATTCAACTTCAGTCTTTGAATTTATAGAGGCTCTGCGAGGAAACGCGGAGCATTGGGTGTTCCCATTTGAAAAAGCTCGCGAAGTTACCCATACACTGAAGGCTCAACTGGCGTATCTGTTCATGGACGGCTTGGCTAGCCGCTCAAGGATCCGAAGCGTTGCCCTCCCAGACGATCTGCAGACACTTTCTCCCCGGGCTTTAGAAATTCTCCTTCAGAAACCAACAGGCTGGGAATATCTCCTGTTTGCCGAGGTGTTTAGGGAAAGTGTTAGAGCTTTGAGGAACCGAAGATATGACTACGACTACGGGCTTAACTTCGCCTCATCGATAAGCATTAATGAGATGGGCCCCCTGATGAATTGGCTCTCAACTCATACCGATGGCATGGTGCGGGTATCTGATTCGCTTATACGATTAATGAACCAGGCTCTTCCTGTCGCATTTGGTGCGCCAGGTGAGCCTGGTGATCCATCGCATCTGGTCTATATCGCAAAAAGCCTAGGGGCAGCCTATGCAAAGGCCATAGAATGGGGGCTTGAGTTTCAACGTATTCATACTGACGATGCCTACTCGCGGTTGATGCAGATAACGTCAGGGATGACCAAGAACATAATCTCGGAAATTGAAGAGTTCGCTGAGCACGTGCACTCCCAATTGAATACTGCTTTTGCGAGAGAAATACCGGAAGGAGAGATTGTGCGTCTTGAACTCACATTAACGCTTACAGCCCCTGACATGTCAGAGTTTAATGCCGAGATGGAACGCCTTCAAGGCGAGATCTGTTGA
- a CDS encoding DUF3369 domain-containing protein, with amino-acid sequence MTDNDEILFKDEIPPLAPAQGAKDDGWKILIVDDEADVHTVTVYMLAGQEYRGRTFYFLHAYSGEEAKIVLAEHPDIAVILLDVVMETDDSGLRLVRYIREELCNYTVRIILRTGQPGKAPAAQVILDYDIDDYKEKTELTLEKMLVTLISALRSYSFITTIENNRNGLRRIIEASSDIFERQSLQKLGCGVLSQLTSILQLKKDAVYTHASGLTASGVKDESMVLAATGDFSQYVGMHIEEIGSEAVHRALDRAKSQPHGFYCEDDKCAWYFKSKTDSENFLYFELAKDLDENDRDLLELFFTNVSLAFDNLYLNKGIEDTQKEVIFHMAETMECRSAETGSHVRRVSEYVRLLALKYGLGEEQAEMLKLASTAHDLGKIGIPDSVLNKPGPLTPEEYEIIKSHVQRGHDLLMRSSSPIIQTAARIILLHHERWDGHGYPQGLVGEETHIHGRIVAVADVFDALSNKRVYHEAWTWKEVFAHFLEESGKHFDPCLVDILLENKEDFIAIWEEYHDVCGVCAGSREALPADSDRPA; translated from the coding sequence ATGACCGATAACGACGAAATCCTGTTCAAGGACGAGATCCCACCCCTGGCTCCTGCCCAGGGCGCAAAGGACGACGGCTGGAAGATCCTGATCGTGGACGACGAGGCGGACGTGCATACCGTCACGGTCTATATGCTCGCCGGGCAGGAGTATCGCGGCCGCACGTTCTATTTTTTGCATGCCTACAGCGGTGAAGAGGCCAAGATAGTCCTGGCGGAGCATCCCGACATCGCCGTGATTCTGCTTGATGTGGTCATGGAGACCGATGACAGCGGGCTCAGGCTTGTCAGGTACATTCGCGAGGAGCTGTGCAATTACACCGTGCGCATCATCCTGCGCACCGGGCAGCCGGGCAAGGCTCCGGCGGCGCAGGTCATCCTTGATTACGATATCGACGACTACAAGGAGAAGACGGAGCTGACCCTGGAGAAGATGCTGGTCACGCTCATCTCGGCCCTGCGCAGCTACAGCTTCATCACCACCATCGAGAACAACCGCAATGGCCTGCGGCGCATCATCGAGGCGTCGTCGGACATTTTCGAACGCCAGTCGTTGCAAAAGCTCGGGTGCGGCGTCTTGAGCCAGCTGACGTCCATTCTGCAGCTGAAAAAAGACGCCGTGTACACTCATGCTTCCGGCCTGACCGCTTCCGGGGTTAAGGATGAATCGATGGTCCTGGCCGCAACGGGAGACTTCAGCCAGTATGTGGGGATGCACATTGAAGAGATCGGAAGCGAAGCGGTGCACCGGGCCCTGGACCGGGCCAAGAGCCAGCCCCACGGCTTTTACTGCGAGGATGACAAGTGCGCCTGGTATTTCAAAAGCAAGACGGATTCGGAGAATTTTCTGTACTTCGAGCTGGCCAAGGATCTGGATGAAAATGACCGGGATCTGCTCGAACTCTTTTTTACCAACGTATCCCTGGCTTTCGACAATCTGTACCTAAACAAGGGCATCGAGGACACGCAAAAGGAAGTCATTTTTCACATGGCCGAGACCATGGAATGCCGTTCGGCCGAGACCGGAAGCCATGTCCGACGCGTCTCGGAATACGTGCGCCTGCTGGCCCTCAAATACGGGCTCGGAGAGGAACAGGCGGAGATGCTGAAGCTGGCCTCCACGGCCCACGATCTGGGCAAGATCGGCATCCCCGATTCAGTCCTGAACAAGCCCGGCCCCCTCACTCCGGAAGAATACGAGATCATCAAGAGCCATGTGCAGCGCGGACATGATCTGCTCATGCGCTCATCAAGCCCCATCATCCAGACGGCGGCCCGCATCATCCTGCTGCACCATGAACGGTGGGACGGCCATGGCTACCCGCAAGGGCTCGTGGGTGAAGAGACGCACATCCATGGCCGCATCGTGGCCGTGGCCGACGTGTTCGACGCCCTGTCCAACAAGAGGGTCTACCACGAGGCCTGGACCTGGAAAGAGGTCTTCGCCCATTTCCTGGAAGAGAGCGGCAAGCATTTCGATCCGTGCCTGGTGGATATCCTGCTGGAGAACAAGGAAGACTTCATCGCCATCTGGGAAGAGTACCATGATGTGTGCGGGGTCTGTGCAGGAAGCCGCGAAGCGCTCCCGGCGGACTCTGACCGCCCCGCGTGA
- a CDS encoding sensor histidine kinase, protein MRLPFFSSIRATLIFLVLLAMLPALGIMLFSGYTLRENMVDSAEAAALRQIQVMASHHAKVIENARLLLATLSKAREIQVLDPEGSQLLLEEMLSRNGDYAALALSDTDGRIVAVSPVASFSSIASETCFQEARQGVRFAMGKYHLHQDTRSVVMDFAQPVTDREGTLRGVLVASFDLIYFGRIFAEAHLPEGSVFTLTDAEGIRLTRFPETEKYTWVPDLPHMIEKMSADAEEGAFLDKGVDGVRRLYGFKRLQFEDAHSPPLMIRLGQPEDLALAEARRALVRNLVLLVLATALAIGTAHFVGELTIMRRLDRLMFAVDSLGTGDLDTRTGLDHDEGELGVLAAAFDRMAESLQIQDYDRRRAEEEVCILNEDLEDRVEQRTSELAKANENLQTALESLRQAQGQLVMSEKLAALGGLVAGVAHEINTPVGVALSATSTMAEKNRILSELFATGEMKRSNLTEYLESTREGVEMSLLNLNRASDLIRSFKMVAADQVSESRRSFNVREYIGQVLLSLRPKLKKTPHRVEVECDEDLVIESYPGALSQILTNFIVNSLTHAFGEGQAGLIRIVVARNDGTLSLTYSDDGCGIAPEVQDRIFEPFFTTARAKGSTGLGLHIVFNIVTGTLGGTITCCSAPGQGTTFQVRMPVERESA, encoded by the coding sequence ATGAGGCTTCCGTTTTTCTCTTCAATCCGTGCGACCCTCATCTTTCTGGTACTTTTGGCTATGTTGCCGGCTCTGGGGATCATGCTTTTTTCGGGCTACACGCTTCGGGAGAACATGGTGGACAGCGCCGAAGCGGCGGCCCTGCGGCAGATCCAGGTCATGGCTTCGCACCACGCAAAGGTTATTGAAAATGCCCGCTTGCTGTTGGCCACCCTGTCCAAGGCGCGCGAGATACAGGTGCTCGATCCTGAGGGTTCTCAACTTCTGCTGGAGGAAATGCTCTCCCGCAATGGAGACTACGCCGCCTTGGCCCTGTCCGATACCGACGGCCGTATCGTGGCTGTGTCTCCGGTGGCCTCCTTTTCCTCCATCGCAAGCGAGACCTGTTTTCAGGAAGCCAGGCAGGGCGTACGGTTTGCCATGGGGAAATATCATCTGCATCAGGATACCCGAAGCGTGGTCATGGATTTCGCCCAGCCGGTCACGGATCGGGAGGGTACGCTGCGCGGAGTGCTGGTGGCCTCTTTTGATCTGATCTACTTCGGGCGGATTTTTGCCGAAGCTCATCTGCCGGAGGGCTCGGTGTTTACCCTGACCGACGCCGAAGGCATCCGTCTGACCCGGTTTCCGGAAACCGAGAAATACACATGGGTTCCGGATCTGCCCCATATGATAGAGAAGATGTCGGCAGACGCGGAGGAAGGCGCTTTTCTGGACAAAGGCGTTGACGGGGTGCGGCGGCTCTACGGTTTCAAACGCCTGCAGTTCGAGGACGCCCATTCGCCGCCGCTCATGATCCGTCTTGGGCAGCCCGAAGACCTGGCCCTGGCCGAGGCGAGGAGGGCGCTTGTGCGCAATCTCGTGCTGCTTGTGCTCGCGACGGCCCTGGCCATAGGCACGGCTCACTTTGTAGGAGAACTGACCATCATGCGTCGTCTGGATCGGCTCATGTTCGCCGTGGATAGCCTGGGTACAGGCGACCTGGACACGCGCACGGGCCTCGATCACGACGAGGGGGAGCTTGGCGTCCTCGCGGCGGCGTTTGATCGCATGGCGGAAAGCCTGCAAATTCAGGATTACGATCGGCGACGGGCCGAGGAAGAGGTCTGCATACTCAACGAGGATCTGGAGGACCGGGTCGAGCAGCGAACGTCCGAATTGGCCAAGGCCAACGAAAATTTGCAGACGGCCCTGGAGAGCCTGCGTCAGGCCCAGGGACAGCTGGTCATGTCCGAGAAGCTCGCGGCCCTGGGCGGGCTTGTGGCGGGTGTGGCCCACGAAATAAACACGCCTGTGGGCGTTGCCCTTTCCGCCACGTCCACCATGGCCGAAAAGAACCGGATCTTGAGCGAACTGTTCGCCACGGGAGAGATGAAACGCTCAAACCTGACCGAATATCTGGAGTCCACCCGCGAAGGCGTGGAGATGAGTCTCCTCAATCTGAACCGTGCCTCGGATCTGATCCGCAGTTTCAAAATGGTCGCGGCGGACCAGGTCTCCGAATCGCGGCGCAGCTTCAACGTGCGGGAATATATCGGGCAGGTGCTCCTGAGCCTGCGGCCAAAGCTCAAGAAGACGCCGCATCGCGTCGAGGTGGAGTGCGACGAGGATCTGGTCATCGAGAGTTATCCCGGGGCGCTTTCCCAGATCTTGACCAACTTCATAGTCAACTCCCTGACTCATGCCTTCGGCGAGGGGCAGGCCGGTCTGATCCGCATTGTGGTCGCCAGGAATGACGGCACGCTGAGCCTGACCTATTCCGACGACGGATGCGGCATCGCCCCGGAAGTGCAGGACAGGATCTTCGAACCCTTTTTCACCACGGCTCGGGCCAAAGGCTCCACCGGTCTTGGCCTGCATATCGTCTTCAATATCGTGACCGGAACCCTGGGCGGAACCATCACCTGTTGCAGTGCCCCGGGCCAGGGCACTACGTTTCAGGTGCGCATGCCCGTGGAAAGAGAGAGCGCATGA
- a CDS encoding IS3-like element ISDba1 family transposase (programmed frameshift), which translates to MKKGRFSEEQMVGILREADRSPVAQVAKKHGISEQTIYTWRQRFAGMSADDVKRLRLLEQENTRLKKILAERDLEIEVMKEIAGKKVVGAPARRLQVAYARSRGLSQRRACALLSTSRSSLHHYESRLEARDKPLMAAMTDLAATYPRFGYRRINVFMERLGHVMGADKAFRLWSKAGLQVPRKRPRKRVAASRPRPQLPMGANELWAYDFVYDACANGQQIKCLTVVDEYTRECLAIDVAGSIRSGRVIEVLSRLISERGAPLSLRSDNGPEFVSKALLRWAAQESLDLALIEPGKPWQNGLNESFNGKFRDECLSMEWFRCRSEARVVIEEWRRHYNSIRPHSSLNNMTPEHFCRQYGKNLNRGETLKN; encoded by the exons ATGAAAAAGGGACGATTTTCCGAAGAGCAGATGGTGGGCATCCTGCGCGAAGCTGACCGCAGTCCGGTGGCCCAGGTGGCCAAGAAGCATGGAATCAGCGAGCAGACGATCTATACGTGGCGACAGCGGTTTGCCGGCATGTCCGCCGATGACGTGAAGCGGCTGCGGTTGCTGGAACAAGAGAACACGCGACTGAAGAAGATCCTTGCGGAACGGGACCTCGAAATCGAGGTCATGAAGGAGATCGCCG GCAAAAAAGTGGTAGGCGCACCCGCCCGACGCCTCCAGGTGGCATACGCCAGGAGTCGCGGACTTTCACAACGCAGGGCGTGTGCGCTGTTATCCACTTCCCGGTCGTCGCTCCACCACTACGAGTCACGGCTGGAGGCCCGGGACAAGCCACTGATGGCGGCTATGACAGATCTGGCTGCGACGTATCCGCGCTTTGGATATCGCCGGATCAACGTGTTCATGGAGCGTCTGGGGCATGTCATGGGCGCCGACAAGGCGTTCCGCCTGTGGTCCAAGGCCGGGTTGCAGGTGCCCAGGAAGCGGCCTCGGAAACGAGTGGCGGCGTCCCGCCCGAGACCGCAACTGCCGATGGGAGCAAACGAACTGTGGGCGTACGACTTTGTCTATGACGCCTGCGCCAATGGTCAGCAGATCAAATGCCTGACTGTGGTAGACGAATACACGCGGGAATGCCTGGCTATAGACGTTGCCGGCAGCATCAGATCGGGCCGGGTGATCGAGGTGCTGTCCCGCCTGATCAGCGAACGTGGAGCCCCTCTGAGCCTGCGTTCTGACAACGGACCGGAGTTCGTGTCGAAGGCGCTGCTCAGATGGGCGGCTCAGGAGTCTCTGGATCTGGCGCTGATTGAGCCTGGGAAGCCATGGCAGAACGGTTTGAACGAGAGTTTTAACGGCAAATTTCGCGATGAGTGTCTGTCGATGGAATGGTTCCGGTGTCGGTCCGAGGCGCGGGTTGTGATCGAGGAATGGAGGCGGCACTACAACTCCATTCGTCCGCATTCAAGCCTGAACAACATGACGCCAGAGCATTTCTGTCGGCAGTATGGGAAAAACCTGAACCGTGGGGAAACTCTCAAGAATTGA
- a CDS encoding multiheme c-type cytochrome, translating into MSSTEIPEQFLNVAVGCAECHTQRSEAHSGTFDHGGYDVHTAVSPKDCATCHAQEADQFSRNLMAHARGNLVNNPLYMDLARTIEGRVARAEQKLEFTPADPLTQAESCLHCHGTELEVVGSEERDTFHGGMEFPVVTGWPNQGVGRVNTDGSLGTCGACHNRHQFSIEMARQPYTCKKCHVGPDVPAYKVYSASRHGNMFSTHGKEWDFKKVPWTVGEDFTAPTCASCHVSLLADASGNEIAPRTHQMTDRLPWRIFGLIYAHPHPISPDTSIIRNADGLPLPTNLDGTFAGDFLINASTMAERAENMQKVCRSCHGSAWVNNFWERFENTIMTTNAATLEASRIMLDIWDKGYAVNHLAGGSPFDEAMERRWSDVWLFYANNIRFASSMAGGGDYGVFADGRYHIAQAIMELNDWFARQKAMDALGNTGQPASKPSLQKAK; encoded by the coding sequence GTGTCATCCACGGAGATTCCGGAACAGTTCCTGAACGTAGCCGTAGGCTGTGCCGAATGTCACACCCAGCGTTCCGAGGCCCATTCCGGAACTTTTGACCACGGCGGGTACGATGTGCATACGGCCGTGAGTCCCAAGGACTGCGCCACCTGTCACGCCCAGGAGGCGGACCAGTTCTCCCGCAATCTGATGGCTCACGCTCGGGGCAATCTGGTCAACAATCCTCTTTACATGGATCTGGCCAGGACCATCGAAGGCCGGGTGGCGCGTGCGGAACAAAAGCTGGAGTTCACGCCTGCTGATCCTTTGACCCAGGCGGAGTCATGCCTTCACTGTCATGGAACTGAACTGGAGGTCGTCGGCTCGGAAGAACGGGACACTTTTCACGGCGGTATGGAATTTCCAGTGGTGACCGGTTGGCCGAACCAGGGCGTGGGCCGGGTAAACACCGACGGCAGCCTTGGGACGTGCGGAGCCTGCCACAATCGGCATCAGTTCTCAATCGAAATGGCCCGTCAGCCCTATACCTGCAAGAAATGTCATGTCGGCCCGGATGTCCCCGCCTACAAGGTCTACTCCGCCAGCCGCCACGGCAACATGTTTTCAACCCACGGCAAGGAATGGGACTTCAAGAAGGTCCCCTGGACCGTGGGTGAGGATTTCACGGCGCCAACCTGCGCCAGCTGCCACGTCAGCCTTCTGGCGGACGCGTCCGGCAACGAAATCGCACCCAGGACGCACCAGATGACGGACCGTCTGCCATGGCGGATTTTCGGACTGATTTACGCCCACCCGCACCCCATTTCCCCGGACACGAGCATTATCCGCAATGCCGACGGGCTGCCGCTGCCAACCAACCTGGACGGCACCTTTGCGGGGGATTTTTTGATCAATGCGTCGACCATGGCCGAGCGCGCGGAAAACATGCAGAAAGTCTGCCGCTCCTGTCATGGCAGCGCTTGGGTGAATAATTTCTGGGAACGGTTTGAAAATACCATCATGACGACCAATGCGGCGACTCTCGAAGCATCGCGCATCATGCTGGATATTTGGGACAAAGGCTACGCCGTCAATCACCTGGCAGGAGGGAGCCCGTTTGATGAAGCCATGGAGCGGCGCTGGAGCGACGTCTGGCTGTTCTACGCCAACAATATTCGCTTTGCCTCATCCATGGCAGGAGGCGGGGACTACGGGGTGTTCGCCGACGGGCGGTATCATATTGCCCAGGCGATCATGGAACTCAACGATTGGTTCGCCCGGCAAAAAGCGATGGACGCCTTAGGGAACACGGGGCAACCAGCCTCGAAGCCCTCCCTGCAGAAGGCCAAATAG
- a CDS encoding nuclease-related domain-containing protein: MIIKSRDPKDKDIAELDALLKQTDAPGKRFLIERELRAMKAGIAGEEDCAYYINFYFGKSDNWCVIHDLRIEHQGSVAQIDHLLINRLFDIYVIESKNFSYEVAINDSGEFTLKSGSHSFGIPSPIEQNKRHIFLLEKFIADRGLIPGRLGIPIVPRYRSVILMSPKSVITRPDRKTFDTDMVIKADTLRTKIDEFVDRMNPLQDLAAIGKLSKITIVAEFADSLQSHHSSASPDYRKKFGIHPAHDPIQTVIDRSNGEEEQGEKKYYCFKCRKAIPDNVARFCWNNKERFGGKAFCYECQRGCNDIESL; encoded by the coding sequence ATGATCATCAAGAGTCGAGATCCGAAAGACAAGGATATTGCCGAACTCGATGCGTTGCTGAAGCAGACCGACGCTCCAGGCAAGCGCTTTCTCATCGAACGCGAACTCAGGGCCATGAAGGCTGGAATAGCGGGGGAGGAGGACTGCGCCTACTACATCAACTTCTATTTCGGCAAATCCGACAACTGGTGCGTGATCCACGACCTGCGCATCGAGCACCAGGGCAGCGTGGCCCAGATCGACCACCTGCTGATCAACCGCCTTTTCGATATCTACGTCATCGAATCAAAAAATTTCTCCTACGAAGTGGCCATCAACGACAGCGGAGAATTCACCCTTAAAAGCGGCTCCCATTCCTTTGGCATCCCGTCGCCCATCGAACAGAACAAGCGCCACATATTCCTGCTGGAAAAGTTCATCGCCGACCGCGGCCTCATCCCCGGCAGGCTCGGCATCCCCATCGTCCCCCGCTACAGAAGCGTGATCCTCATGTCCCCCAAATCCGTCATCACCAGACCGGACAGGAAGACGTTCGATACCGACATGGTGATCAAGGCCGATACGTTGCGGACAAAAATCGACGAGTTTGTCGACAGAATGAACCCCCTTCAGGATCTGGCTGCCATCGGGAAGTTGTCAAAGATCACGATCGTGGCCGAATTCGCAGATTCCCTACAGTCACACCACTCCAGCGCCTCCCCCGACTACCGCAAGAAATTCGGAATCCACCCCGCGCATGACCCTATCCAGACCGTGATCGACAGAAGCAACGGTGAGGAAGAGCAGGGGGAAAAGAAGTATTACTGCTTCAAATGCAGGAAGGCGATTCCGGATAATGTGGCGCGGTTTTGCTGGAACAATAAGGAGAGGTTTGGGGGGAAGGCGTTTTGTTATGAGTGTCAGAGGGGATGTAATGATATTGAATCACTTTAG
- a CDS encoding Na/Pi cotransporter family protein: protein MLNILIQTLGGLGIFILGMKLMTEGLQMAAGNRIRNVLKAVSDNRVVGFATGAAVTALVQSSSATTVMLISFVSAGLMSLTQAVGVMLGCNVGTTMTAQLIAFKLSALALPAIALGVPLKYFSTRKKYRYLGEVILGFGLLFFGMTVMGDGLKPLRLEPEFIAFFTKFNAASFGGILLCVATGCGLTMILQSSSATVGLTMALATQGLLDFPSAMALVLGENIGTTITAELATIGSTSIDAHRAARSNTMFNVLGVCIMLLIFPWFLQGIEWATASMGVPPWDMHVGQEYPHIGRYLANGHTLFNLTNAFVFLVFLPVLVRVGTWLSPKDKTTGDSLFRQPVFDQHVEDNPVAALAQVRGEIHRMSLTVQAAYSNALECLETRDHRTIRQRQRFEDQVNAMHRAISTFLAKTMQSEINEETSNDIAEQMRVVNNLERIGDAVEAFGLLCEDIVDKELKFNEVAMRDLFIIAAKVDEFLKMISDALIRQPEHLMEKAEEAERTIDAMRESMREAHIERLKIGKCGIEGGLTFINLLARLEKIGDYCYSIARSVTSEH from the coding sequence ATGCTCAATATCTTGATTCAGACCCTTGGAGGACTCGGCATTTTCATCCTCGGGATGAAGCTCATGACCGAGGGCCTGCAGATGGCCGCCGGCAACAGGATTCGCAACGTCCTCAAGGCCGTGTCCGACAACAGGGTGGTGGGCTTCGCCACGGGCGCGGCCGTCACCGCCCTGGTGCAGTCATCCTCGGCCACCACGGTCATGCTCATCAGCTTCGTGTCGGCGGGGCTCATGTCGCTGACTCAGGCCGTTGGCGTAATGTTGGGCTGCAACGTGGGCACGACCATGACCGCCCAGCTCATCGCTTTCAAGCTCTCGGCCCTCGCCCTGCCCGCCATTGCGCTGGGCGTGCCCCTCAAGTATTTTTCCACGCGCAAGAAATACCGCTATCTCGGTGAAGTCATCCTCGGTTTCGGCCTGCTCTTTTTCGGCATGACGGTCATGGGCGACGGCCTCAAACCCCTGCGCCTGGAGCCTGAGTTCATCGCCTTTTTCACCAAGTTCAACGCGGCTTCCTTTGGCGGGATACTTCTTTGCGTGGCCACGGGCTGCGGGCTGACCATGATCCTGCAGTCCTCCTCGGCCACGGTGGGCCTGACCATGGCCCTGGCCACCCAGGGACTGCTCGACTTTCCTTCGGCCATGGCCCTGGTGCTGGGCGAAAACATCGGCACCACCATCACCGCCGAGCTGGCCACCATCGGGTCGACCAGTATCGATGCCCATCGGGCTGCGCGGTCCAACACCATGTTCAATGTGCTTGGAGTGTGCATCATGCTGCTCATATTTCCCTGGTTCTTGCAGGGGATTGAATGGGCAACCGCGTCCATGGGCGTTCCGCCCTGGGATATGCACGTGGGCCAGGAATACCCGCATATAGGCCGCTATCTGGCCAACGGTCACACGCTTTTCAATTTGACCAACGCCTTCGTTTTTCTGGTCTTTTTGCCCGTGTTGGTGCGGGTGGGCACCTGGCTTTCCCCCAAGGACAAGACCACGGGAGACTCCCTCTTCCGTCAACCGGTCTTTGATCAGCACGTCGAGGACAACCCCGTGGCGGCCTTGGCCCAGGTTCGGGGCGAAATCCATCGCATGTCCCTGACCGTGCAGGCGGCATATAGCAACGCCCTGGAATGCCTGGAGACGCGGGACCACCGCACCATTCGGCAACGCCAGCGTTTCGAGGATCAGGTCAACGCCATGCACCGGGCCATCTCCACCTTCCTGGCCAAGACCATGCAAAGCGAAATCAACGAGGAAACCTCCAACGACATCGCCGAGCAGATGCGCGTCGTCAACAATCTCGAGCGTATCGGCGATGCCGTGGAGGCGTTTGGGCTATTGTGCGAGGACATTGTCGACAAGGAGCTCAAATTCAACGAAGTCGCCATGCGCGATCTGTTCATTATCGCCGCCAAGGTCGATGAATTCCTGAAGATGATCAGCGATGCCCTGATCAGGCAGCCGGAACATCTCATGGAGAAGGCCGAGGAGGCCGAGCGGACCATCGACGCCATGCGCGAGTCCATGCGTGAAGCCCACATCGAGCGGCTCAAGATCGGCAAGTGCGGGATCGAGGGCGGCCTGACCTTCATCAACCTGCTGGCCCGGCTCGAAAAGATCGGCGATTATTGCTACTCCATCGCCCGTTCCGTGACCTCCGAGCACTAG